The Seriola aureovittata isolate HTS-2021-v1 ecotype China chromosome 3, ASM2101889v1, whole genome shotgun sequence genome includes a region encoding these proteins:
- the si:ch211-69b7.6 gene encoding neuroblast differentiation-associated protein AHNAK, with protein MPSHQRGRSLSEAFTLEQSEEGGLVISSVNKASANQGLREGDEILGATINFDQLSKEEVIKVLKVMEPFDDKVRVLTRSNLSRSLDNLDQCAKSPETMLKDSYSKLYNAKIKKFMDGSESSEPTVAGSSKVNLKQDMGLPRLGVDFGLLKSKTLSTDIDGDSESATFSAGAAGELTGGSNLNLPPLGLSLSGTTLSGAQVPRNRLKVDARSPQLNTPDLPGGPNVNATGGIQLPNTDSPSVDLTMPNLQRPHIGLEDKGTFRAPEIGGSDVRTPEMGINLNGGNITGPSFDTGIPKVCIEGTNKEFKMPKFKMPDLGLSGPSLSGPECEIKTPDVPSDKLNLKYSKKLKKPDLNVDDLSYYVGSPRLRLSERSPDLDLEMPGVNVSQLDLDGSDIDMPSGEVKVPLRKPKIDLKTPDLDVDAPAGKFNMPKFGFPGKLEADVKTPDLSLKTPNIKGGIHAPDISLPRADLKGPTLATETPSVDIKGPSGKYKAPKFKMPKFDLPDIQVPDFEGPDVQLAGPGLKAGIADPNVDLNVPSPGLDIASPSGKFQMPGFGFSGPKVKAPQYELETPDMNVSAPNLKGGINLPEMDLNKPKLDLSGPGVNLDMPSGKLQLPAMKKPNFDLNAPEMHIDAPSSKLQMPKFNLSGTLPKGPNMDINTDLDAPDLSLKAPKIKGGINAPDLDLPNMDLKAPKLDINTPDINIGSPKGKMKMPKLKMPKFNLPSLKGPEIDGNLDGPDMDINAPDFNLKGPKADLDVDIAGPSGKFKKPNLHMPDFGFSGPKLDGPKLDLKSPDLDISGPSLSGGINTPDLNMPKVDLKSPKLDLNTPKLNVDMPSGKLKMPELHAPDWDVNAPSGKLKMPKFNLSGSLPKGPNMDINTDLDAPDLSLKAPKIKGGIDAPDLDLPNMDLKAPKLDINTPNINIGSPKGKMKMPKLKMPKFNLPSLKGPEIDGNLDGPDMDINAPDFNLKGPKADLDVDIAGPSGKFKKPNLHMPDFGFSGPKLDGPKLDLKSPDLDISGPSLSGGINTPDLNMPKVDLKSPKLDLNTPKLNVDMPSGKLKMPELHAPDWDVNAPSGKLKMPKFNLSGSLPKGPNMDINTDLDAPDLSLKAPKIKGGIDAPDLDLPNMDLKAPKLDINTPNINIGSPKGKMKMPKLKMPKFHLPSLKGPEIDGNLDGPDMDINAPDFNLKGPKADLDVDIAGPSGKFKKPNLHMPDFGFSGPKLDGPKLDLKPPDLDISGPSLSGGINAPDLNMPKVDLKSPKLDLNTPKLNVDMPSGKLKMPKFNLSGTLPKGPNMDINTDLNAPNLNLKAPKIKGGIDAPDLDLPNMDLKAPKLDVNTPDVNIGSHKAKFKMPKLKMPKFSFPSLKGPGIDGNLDHPDVDVNVPSVNLKGPKADVGIPDLDIAGPSGKFKKPNLNLPDFGLSGPKIDGPNLNLKSPDLDIAGPNLSGGINAPHINLPKVDLKSPKLDLSAPKVNLDMPSGKMKMPNFGKPKADLHAPDWDVNAPSGKLKMPKFNLSGTLPKGPNMDLNTDLNSPDLSLKATKIKGGIDAPDLDLPNMDLKAPKLDVNAPDFNIGSPKAKMKMPKLKMPKISLPNLKGPEIDGNFSGPDINAPNVNLEGSKPGFEMPDVGFGSPSGKMKKPHLKMPDVGFSGPKLDRPNFDLKSPDFDAKLPKGPNLNINSDLKTPDLNLKAPKMKGGLDAPKLGLPNVDLKAPKLDMNTPDVNIGLPDAKFKKPKIKMPEGPNIDINGDLPDLNLPNVDINGPNIGRPDMNFTAPEVRGGIRGPDFDMNVPSGNIQGPHTDLDLADRKFKLPSFKLPQFESPDLQRTGSDIDFGASLRPTHLDISPPNAKVNVKPPELTRIIRGPKVSSPNMDLSMPMAMRSPQLHLRSPDLDIDDPSLNFKRPSYKKVHISDMTGVNMRMPAMDLDGDIRHKPPRTKVRTSYPAVDANFGHHIDFIRSDLNIDDFTGKEHVLRARGSKLDFQTSHNYGHLIRPSGVNIDMRDPRHMRRIPAGEAYSKHQRTMQPVPSGRLPHFSHDSRIRVPSSSDGYYVTVFPAQTQNQRMPNRKYNTLGGLDFNPGNIDLEVPYRNNRKGSKIFLSDLV; from the exons ATG CCGTCTCACCAGAGAGGACGGAGCCTCTCTGAGGCCTTCACCCTCGAACAATCAGAAGAAGGTGGGCTGGTCATTTCCAGCGTCAACAAGGCCTCAGCCAATCAGGGTCTGAGGGAAG gGGATGAAATTTTGGGGGCAACAATCAATTTTGACCAACTGTCAAAAGAGGAAGTAATAAAAGTACTGAAGGTAATGGAACCGTTTGATGACAAGGTCCGGGTCCTCACCAGGAGCAACCTGAGCAGGAGCCTTGACAATCTGGACCAGTGTGCCAAGAGTCCCGAGACA ATGTTGAAGGATTCCTACAGCAAACTCTACAATGCCAAAATCAAGAAGTTTATGGACGGCAGTGAGAGCAGTGAGCCAACTGTAGCAGGCTCATCCAAGGTTAACCTAAAACAAGATATGGGGTTGCCTCGCCTCGGAGTTGACTTTGGACTTCTCAAAAGCAAGACTCTGAGCACAGACATTGATGGTGATTCAGAATCTGCAACATTTTCggctggagcagctggagagtTAACAGGTGGCAGCAATCTGAACCTTCCACCTTTGGGTCTCAGTTTGAGTGGGACTACTTTAAGTGGAGCTCAGGTACCAAGAAATCGACTGAAAGTTGATGCTAGAAGTCCACAGCTTAACACTCCAGACTTACCAGGAGGTCCAAATGTAAACGCTACAGGTGGTATACAACTGCCAAACACTGACAGTCCATCAGTTGACTTGACAATGCCAAATCTTCAAAGACCTCATATTGGACTGGAAGACAAAGGAACATTTAGAGCTCCAGAAATAGGAGGCTCAGATGTTAGAACCCCTGAAATGGGGATAAACCTTAATGGGGGAAATATCACTGGTCCATCCTTTGACACTGGCATTCCTAAAGTGTGCATTGAAGGAACAAACAAAGAATTCAAAATGCCAAAATTCAAAATGCCTGACCTGGGCCTCTCTGGACCTTCTCTTAGTGGTCCAGAATGTGAGATCAAGACACCAGATGTACCTTCAGATAAACTCAATCTCAAGTATTCCAAGAAACTGAAAAAGCCGGATCTAAATGTGGATGATCTTTCCTATTATGTAGGATCGCCCAGGCTTAGGCTGTCTGAGAGATCCCCTGACTTAGACCTGGAAATGCCAGGTGTCAATGTATCACAGCTCGATCTAGATGGATCAGACATTGACATGCCTTCAGGTGAAGTCAAAGTGCCACTAAGGAAACCAAAGATTGATCTTAAAACTCCAGATTTAGATGTGGATGCTCCAGCTGGTAAATTCAATATGCCCAAATTTGGGTTCCCAGGCAAACTTGAAGCTGATGTTAAAACACCTGACCTAAGTCtcaaaacaccaaatataaAAGGTGGGATTCATGCACCTGATATAAGTCTGCCCAGAGCTGACCTAAAAGGACCAACTTTAGCCACGGAGACTCCATCAGTTGACATTAAAGGTCCATCTGGAAAGTACAAGGCACCTAAATTTAAAATGCCCAAATTTGATTTACCGGACATTCAAGTTCCAGATTTTGAGGGACCAGATGTGCAGTTGGCTGGACCTGGTCTCAAAGCTGGAATTGCAGACCCAAATGTTGACTTAAATGTACCCTCACCTGGCTTGGACATTGCAAGCCCATCTGGTAAATTCCAAATGCCAGGCTTTGGGTTTTCTGGGCCTAAAGTTAAAGCCCCTCAATATGAGTTAGAAACTCCAGACATGAATGTGTCTGCTCCCAATTTGAAGGGGGGAATCAATCTGCCTGAGATGGATCTTAATAAACCCAAATTAGATCTTTCTGGCCCAGGTGTCAACTTAGATATGCCCTCAGGTAAATTACAACTCCCAGCAATGAAGAAACCAAATTTTGACTTGAATGCTCCTGAAATGCATATTGATGCTCCCTCAAGCAAACTTCAGATGCCTAAATTTAATCTTTCAGGCACGTTGCCAAAGGGACCAAATATGGACATAAATACAGATCTGGATGCTCCAGATTTGAGTCTCAAAGCTCCAAAGATAAAGGGTGGAATTAATGCCCCTGACTTGGACTTACCAAACATGGACCTTAAAGCCCCAAAGTTAGACATTAATACTCCTGACATCAACATTGGCTCACCCAAAGGAAAGATGAAGATGCCCAAACTGAAAATGCCTAAATTTAACCTCCCAAGCCTGAAAGGACCTGAAATTGACGGAAACTTAGATGGTCCAGACATGGATATTAATGCACCTGATTTCAACCTTAAGGGCCCTAAAGCTGACTTAGATGTTGATATTGCTGGTCCATCTGGAAAATTCAAAAAGCCAAACTTGCACATGCCAGATTTTGGGTTCTCTGGTCCAAAGTTAGATGGTCCTAAGTTGGACCTGAAATCACCAGACCTAGATATCTCTGGTCCCAGTCTCAGTGGTGGAATAAATACACCAGACCTAAATATGCCTAAGGTGGACCTCAAAAGCCCAAAGCTAGATCTCAATACCCCAAAGCTCAATGTAGACATGCCATCTGGTAAACTGAAAATGCCAGAGCTTCATGCCCCAGACTGGGATGTTAATGCTCCCTCTGGCAAattgaaaatgccaaaatttAACCTTTCGGGCTCGTTGCCAAAAGGACCAAATATGGACATAAACACAGATCTGGATGCTCCAGATTTGAGTCTCAAAGCTCCAAAGATAAAGGGTGGAATTGATGCCCCTGACTTGGACTTACCAAACATGGACCTTAAAGCCCCAAAGTTAGACATTAATACTCCTAACATCAACATTGGCTCACCCAAAGGAAAGATGAAGATGCCCAAACTGAAAATGCCTAAATTTAACCTCCCAAGCCTGAAAGGACCTGAAATTGACGGAAACTTAGATGGTCCAGACATGGATATTAATGCACCTGATTTCAACCTCAAAGGCCCTAAAGCTGACTTAGATGTTGATATTGCTGGTCCATCTGGAAAATTCAAAAAGCCAAACTTGCACATGCCAGATTTTGGGTTCTCTGGTCCAAAGTTAGATGGTCCTAAGTTGGACCTGAAATCACCAGACCTAGATATCTCTGGTCCCAGTCTCAGTGGTGGAATAAATACACCAGACCTAAATATGCCTAAGGTGGACCTCAAAAGCCCAAAGCTAGATCTCAATACCCCAAAGCTCAATGTAGACATGCCATCTGGTAAACTGAAAATGCCAGAGCTTCATGCCCCAGACTGGGATGTTAATGCTCCCTCTGGCAAattgaaaatgccaaaatttAACCTTTCGGGCTCGTTGCCAAAAGGACCAAATATGGACATAAACACAGATCTGGATGCTCCAGATTTGAGTCTCAAAGCTCCAAAGATAAAGGGTGGAATTGATGCCCCTGACTTGGACTTACCAAACATGGACCTTAAAGCCCCAAAGTTAGACATTAATACTCCTAACATCAACATTGGCTCACCCAAAGGAAAGATGAAGATGCCCAAACTGAAAATGCCTAAATTTCACCTCCCAAGTCTGAAAGGACCTGAAATTGACGGAAACTTAGATGGTCCAGACATGGATATTAATGCACCTGATTTCAACCTCAAAGGCCCTAAAGCTGACTTAGATGTTGATATTGCTGGTCCATCTGGAAAATTCAAAAAGCCAAACTTGCACATGCCAGATTTTGGGTTCTCTGGTCCAAAGTTAGATGGTCCTAAGTTGGACCTGAAACCACCAGACCTAGATATCTCTGGTCCCAGTCTCAGTGGTGGAATAAATGCACCAGACCTAAATATGCCTAAGGTGGACCTCAAAAGCCCAAAGCTAGATCTCAATACCCCAAAGCTCAATGTAGACATGCCATCTGGTAAActgaaaatgccaaaatttAATCTTTCAGGCACATTGCCAAAAGGACCAAATATGGACATAAACACAGATCTGAATGCAccaaatttgaatttgaaagcTCCAAAGATAAAGGGTGGAATTGATGCTCCTGACTTGGACTTACCAAACATGGACCTTAAAGCCCCAAAGTTAGATGTAAATACTCCAGATGTCAACATTGGCTCACACAAAGCAAAATTTAAAATGCCCAAATTGAAGATGCCTAAATTTAGTTTTCCAAGTCTAAAAGGACCTGGAATTGATGGAAACTTAGATCACCCAGATGTTGATGTGAATGTACCCAGTGTCAATCTTAAAGGTCCTAAAGCTGATGTAGGAATTCCAGATCTTGATATTGCTGGTCCATCAGGAAAATTCAAAAAGCCAAACTTAAACCTGCCTGATTTCGGGCTCTCTGGTCCAAAGATAGACGGCCCTAACTTAAACCTCAAATCACCAGACCTAGATATCGCAGGTCCTAACCTCAGTGGTGGAATAAATGCACCACACATAAACTTGCCCAAGGTTGACCTGAAAAGCCCAAAACTGGACCTCAGTGCCCCAAAGGTCAACTTAGACATGCCAtctggaaaaatgaaaatgccaaatttTGGAAAACCAAAGGCAGACCTTCATGCCCCAGACTGGGATGTTAATGCTCCCTCTGGCAAattgaaaatgccaaaatttAACCTTTCAGGCACATTGCCAAAAGGACCAAATATGGACCTAAACACAGATCTGAATTCACCAGATTTGAGTCTCAAAGCTACAAAGATAAAGGGTGGAATTGATGCCCCTGACTTGGACTTACCAAACATGGACCTTAAAGCCCCAAAGTTAGATGTTAATGCACCAGATTTCAATATTGGCTCACCCAAAGCAAAGATGAAAATGCCCAAATTGAAAATGCCTAAAATTAGTCTACCAAACCTAAAAGGACCTGAGATTGACGGCAATTTCAGTGGCCCAGACATCAATGCGCCTAACGTCAACCTCGAAGGGTCCAAACCTGGCTTTGAAATGCCAGATGTTGGTTTTGGCAGTCCttctggaaaaatgaaaaagccaCATCTGAAAATGCCTGATGTGGGATTTTCTGGTCCAAAGTTAGATCGCCCAAACTTTGACCTCAAGTCACCAGATTTTGATGCTAAGTTACCAAAGGGACCAAATTTGAACATAAATTCAGACCTAAAAACTCCAGATTTGAATCTCAAAGCTCCAAAGATGAAAGGTGGACTTGATGCCCCCAAGTTGGGCTTACCAAATGTGGACCTTAAAGCTCCAAAGTTAGATATGAACACTCCAGATGTCAACATTGGTTTGCCTGATGCAAAGTTCAAAAAGCCAAAAATCAAGATGCCAGAAGGTCCCAATATTGATATAAACGGAGACCTACCTGACCTGAATTTACCAAATGTAGATATTAATGGCCCAAACATAGGGCGACCAGACATGAACTTTACTGCCCCTGAGGTCAGAGGAGGAATAAGAGGTCCAGATTTTGACATGAATGTCCCCTCTGGAAACATCCAGGGTCCTCACACTGATCTTGATTTGGCAGACAGAAAATTCAAACTCCCATCTTTCAAGCTGCCTCAGTTTGAAAGCCCAGATCTTCAGAGGACGGGGTCTGATATTGACTTCGGTGCATCTCTGAGGCCAACACATCTGGATATTTCTCCTCCGAATGCAAAAGTGAATGTAAAACCACCAGAGTTGACGAGGATTATCAGAGGTCCAAAGGTTAGTTCTCCAAACATGGACCTCAGCATGCCCATGGCAATGCGGAGTCCACAGCTGCATCTCAGATCTCCGGATCTTGACATTGATGATCCTTCACTAAATTTCAAAAGACCTTCTTATAAGAAGGTACATATATCAGATATGACAGGTGTTAACATGAGAATGCCTGCCATGGACCTAGATGGAGATATCAGACATAAGCCACCTAGAACCAAAGTAAGGACCAGCTACCCTGCGGTGGATGCAAATTTTGGCCACCATATTGATTTCATCCGTTCAGATCTCAACATTGATGATTTCACGGGAAAGGAACATGTACTTAGAGCCAGAGGTTCAAAACTGGACTTCCAGACATCACATAACTATGGACACCTGATCCGCCCGTCAGGTGTTAATATTGACATGAGGGACCCCAGACACATGAGAAGAATCCCAGCTGGTGAAGCATATTCAAAGCATCAGAGAACAATGCAGCCCGTACCTAGCGGACGTTTGCCGCATTTTTCTCATGATTCAAGAATAAGAGTACCCAGCAGTTCAGATGGATACTATGTCACTGTTTTTCCCGCTCAAACCCAAAATCAAAGGATGCCAAATCGTAAATATAACACACTTGGAGGGCTTGATTTTAATCCAGGAAACATAGACCTTGAAGTTCCATATAGAAATAACCGAAAAGGGTCAAAAATCTTTCTCTCCGACCTTGTGTAG